One stretch of Arachis hypogaea cultivar Tifrunner chromosome 20, arahy.Tifrunner.gnm2.J5K5, whole genome shotgun sequence DNA includes these proteins:
- the LOC112783694 gene encoding uncharacterized protein: protein MNSVFSDQILADKLSKLNSTQQCIETLSHWCIFHRSKAELVVETWKKQFDKSEMVQKVPLLYLANDILQNSKRKGNEFVTEFWKVLPSALKYVDEKGDDHEKKVASRLVDIWEQRRVFGSRAKNLKDLMLAEEAPTPLQFSKKRSRSGSLKIVKRDSRSIKLKLSIGGPAEKIVSAFHSVLTEQSIEDAEMSKSKSAIQHMKKMENDVDIACSIAKDPKRKTLSKELEKEENTLKQCIENLKLVEANRVVLVSHLKEALHEQEADLENIRTQMLVAQAKVEEARIMRARLDNEDSSQKATTATTSPAVANGNSEAAIKKSAAAIAAEVADKLTSSSSSQLIMTSVLSTFAAEEAKSAGLTSSESTTQQLIAAQNHSYPSVLVTQPILQDVASASQGQYPMLCNPSTQQYVQSTGAAHSPYYVSISPVPLPQPPPPAHVAAMMPLPHQTLPIMQQQSIPVPLQAPAPPSFRPLQPPGMVYYTNPQQSI from the exons ATGAATAGCGTTTTCAGCGACCAGATACTTGCCGACAAGCTCTCCAAGCTTAACAGCACCCAGCAGTGCATCGAAA CTTTATCACATTGGTGTATATTTCACCGGAGCAAAGCAGAACTGGTTGTTGAAACATGGAAGAAACAATTTGACAAATCTGAGATGGTTCAAAAAGTTCCCCTTCTATACCTTGCAAATGACATCTTGCAGAATAGCAAGCGGAAAGGAAATGAATTCGTGACCGAGTTTTGGAAGGTTCTCCCCTCTGCCCTTAAATATGTTGATGAGAAGGGTGATGATCATGAAAAGAAAGTGGCATCTAGACTG GTTGATATATGGGAGCAAAGGAGAGTGTTTGGATCTCGGGCAAAGAACCTTAAAGATCTAATGCTTGCAGAAGAAGCACCTACACCATTGCAATTCAGCAAAAAGAGATCACGCTCTGgttctttaaaaattgttaaaagggATTCTCGCTCCATCAAATTG AAATTGTCCATAGGAGGTCCAGCAGAAAAAATAGTATCTGCATTTCATTCGGTGCTCACTGAACAATCTATTGAAGATGCAGAGATGAGTAAATCCAAGTCTGCTATTCAACACATGAAAAAGATGGAAAACGATGTTGACATTGCGTGCTCTATTG CAAAGGATCCTAAGCGAAAAACTTTGTCAAAGGAGTTAGAGAAGGAAGAGAATACCTTGAAACAGTGCATAGAGAACCTTAAATTAGTTGAAGCAAATAGAGTTGTACTTGTTTCTCATTTAAAAGAAGCTTTGCATGAGCAG GAAGCGGACCTGGAGAATATTCGCACTCAGATGCTG GTTGCACAAGCAAAAGTAGAAGAGGCAAGGATCATGCGGGCACGACTTGATAATGAAGATTCTTCGCAAAAAGCGACCACTGCAACAACTTCACCTGCTGTTGCAAATGGAAATTCAGAAGCAGCAATAAAAAAGTCAGCAGCAGCAATCGCTGCCGAGGTTGCAGATAAgctcacatcatcatcatcatctcagTTGATCATGACTTCTGTTCTCTCAACATTTGCCGCCGAAGAGGCGAAAAGTGCTGGCCTGACTTCGTCTGAGTCAACCACACAACAGTTGATTGCTGCACAAAACCATTCATACCCATCAGTTTTGGTAACCCAACCAATCCTGCAGGATGTAGCCTCTGCATCCCAAGGTCAGTATCCCATGCTTTGTAATCCGTCTACGCAGCAATATGTGCAGTCAACGGGAGCTGCCCACTCTCCATATTATGTCAGCATCTCGCCAGTGCCGCTGCCGCAGCCGCCACCCCCAGCTCATGTAGCGGCGATGATGCCTTTACCACATCAGACGCTGCCAATCATGCAACAACAATCAATACCTGTACCACTGCAAGCCCCTGCACCTCCTAGTTTCCGGCCACTACAGCCGCCGGGAATGGTGTACTATACTAATCCCCAGCAATCTATATAA